TATGAGGCCTAAATTGTCAATTGCTTCGTTGAAAAACTTGAAAATATTCCCGATATTCCCTGCGTTTTTCGCCTCGCACTTACCAATTTATTCCTCATCTCTGCTCATTCAGGAATTAATCAGAGGTCCCCTAAGATTTAAAACGAAACCGAGGTAAACAAAGATCAAAACGAATCGCCAATAAACGCGCAACAAATATTCCCGTACCCGACACGATCGCCGCCACAGTGGCATCCATGTGGACAGCCAATAGTCCGATAAATAACAAAGAACCGCCCCAGGATACAGTAGCATACAGCTGACTTTGGAAGACCACGGGCTTCTCATTACTCAACACATCACGAAAAATACCCCCCATAGTTCCGGTTATCACCCCCATAAAACTGGCAACCAACCAGGGCGCTCCCACCATTAACGAAACCAATGTCCCGGCAATACCAAAAGTAGCCAATCCGGCTGCGTCAGGAATCAGGAAAAACTTCGGAGAAATAGCAACCTTTCGAGCCACAATAAACATCGCCACGGCGCTAAGCAAGGAAGCAATAAAAAACATCTGGTCCTTAATCCAAAACACGTCCCTATCCAACAGCATGTCACGCAGAGACCCCCCCCCCAGCCCGGTAACCAGACCAATCATAATAACACCAAACAAATCAAATTGATTAAATCCGGCCTTGAGCACACCGGAGGCCGATGACACTATAACGGCAATAAGGGTTATCCAGTACAAACTCTCAACAAGAACCGGAGTGGGATCTATCATGTGCGCTCCCAAAGCTTACGTCTACGATGAATAATTACGATGATCAAAGCAAAACATGCCAGCGCCACAGCTGCAGGAAACAACACCGTGGTCCAGGAGTATTGTTCCAAAGCCAGCACCACCAGTGTATTGCGTAGAAGCATGATAACAAAAAAACCAACACTTTCATTCATAGGAGAATGAAAAGCTTTACGAAAAGTTGGACCAAACCCGAGCAAA
This genomic stretch from Gammaproteobacteria bacterium harbors:
- a CDS encoding trimeric intracellular cation channel family protein, whose translation is MIDPTPVLVESLYWITLIAVIVSSASGVLKAGFNQFDLFGVIMIGLVTGLGGGSLRDMLLDRDVFWIKDQMFFIASLLSAVAMFIVARKVAISPKFFLIPDAAGLATFGIAGTLVSLMVGAPWLVASFMGVITGTMGGIFRDVLSNEKPVVFQSQLYATVSWGGSLLFIGLLAVHMDATVAAIVSGTGIFVARLLAIRFDLCLPRFRFKS